A stretch of DNA from Acanthochromis polyacanthus isolate Apoly-LR-REF ecotype Palm Island chromosome 21, KAUST_Apoly_ChrSc, whole genome shotgun sequence:
cattaacaaaaaaatgattaactagtgatattttctgaaccacacaTAGTTGCACgttacaaaacagaaaaaaaaaaaaaaaatcaacatggaAAAGATGGTcacaaaattgaatttaaatgttattttaattggACTTTCATGACTGATTCAGCAGGTATGACAAGctgtaccacaaaaacaaaaatactgatTAATAGCCGAATAGTTCTGGAGTTTCAAAAAGGTTCTCTacaaataatgatattttacattttttggacCCCACTAAGTGGATGAAACTTGCCATCAATAGCATAATGagaaattaaagtaaaaatttCAGGCATTTTTCTTTAATAGTTGCTGAGCTACACACAGAATTAGATTTCAACGTGCGAATAAACAGTTTGAAAAATCTTGGAAAGGATTGATATATAAAGcgaaaatttcacaaataccttcataaaaatcaatattttgatGATTTGGATGGACCCTTTCACTGATTGGGCTTTTCAGTGCTTTACAGCTGTTTACATTATTGGCCTAAATGTAAGTTTttgttgttacttttttttttttttttagtttttgttgttactAACTGGAGCTGCTGGATGATGAGCTCCTCCTCATTCAGGTACTTgagcctctcctcctccaccaggaGGCGCTGTCTCTGCAGAGGATCCTCCTGCTTCCTCAGGGCGTCGGCCACCCGCACATTCAGCTCCGCTTCCGTCCGTTTCAACAGAGTTCGCACTGAATCCTGGTTCTCTAGCTGCTCACACATACAATCAGACACAACATTACAGATGTACGTACACAGCTCAGACTGTAAGAGGGCATGGTATACAATCAGCAGGTACttggaaataaatgaaatcaatgTTAGCCTTGTTGGCCTTTGGAGAATACTTTGTTGAAGTTATGAAATCTTCTTTTACAGCAATCGCAAAATAACAATGTGACAtcaaagaggaaaacagaagCCCACGGCAGCATTGCAAAGTAAACTTGACTGATTTGCACAAATTGCACACTCTGGTTTGCCCCGCCCTGCAGAGGGCAGACTGTGACCTTTCCATCTCCCCTACCTTTTTATGCGAGAAGAACACTTTTGCTCTATCCTTCACTGCCTATGAGGCTTCCAGTCGTTTGCTTGTGAGCTTTAGCCAAGTGAATGTGGTGTCTTGACTGTGTATTAGCATGTGCACATTTCTCCAAACACATAAAGCTGGGACgccctgaggaaaaaaaacgtcCACAACAGAGGCACTGAGCGTGAACTTCGCTCCCTCTTGGTGCTATGAATGGAATATTCGACAGGACTACTGCTTGTAATACAACTCCCTGAGATGAAATCACCTGGCAAGCAAGAAAAATTAATAATTGATCACCCTTATGTTCTAGGAAGTGAAGCAAGACAACAATATGAGTAACATTTATAATTACCCAGTATTATACTGCCGGCAGCAGTGATGCATATGCATAGGAACAAAAGTAAGGAGTGGggtaacacattaaaaaaatatttgacatatttaggaaaatacattttaggcttttcttattttatctcGCAGTGCTGTGCTGCTTCTCACTCAGCTGCCAGTCTCTTCCTCACACTCCCTTCCTGTATAATTCATGAGCCACATGTAAAATTGAAGCTGTTGGCCATCACCACGGGCAACAGAACGAACCCAGGGGCAGAGGTCACACTCGGGCACACAGAGGTGTAAACATTAAACTGTCCTCTCCGGGTACATCAGTCAAGAGAAAGCCCCGAGACTGCTGTCATGGAACAAATAAAAGCTCTGCACATCCATCATCTTTCACTTCCACTACTCCTTCTTTACCCGTTTCCCCTGCAAGAAACTCTCACGATTCTGTTTATTTCATCATCTCTTCCTCATTCCTGCAACAGTAACCATGGCACCACTTGCATTAGAGATAAATGAAATGCATAAGGACCTCAacagtgcatttttttcatttcttccttCGCTGCAGCCATCATGACAACCTGCGTTTTTGTAAAACAGCACGAGATGTGAACTAAGCTTTTATCTCTCTATCCGATTATTAATCCTCAAACAACATCATGCACTCAATGTGTCATGCATTACAGCTATACGGGTGTTATTTACTATAGGTGCTGTATTGAAGTGAAGATCAAACAAATATCAAAGCGCCTGCACACTGTACATAAGTGATGAAATATTGTACAGTGTTCAATAACAGCTGCAGCTATTTCTATTAAATTTAACTGTTTCCTGAGGCGATCTGTGGACCTCTGCAAAAGCAAAGCACATGTGGAGTGTACAATGCGGTCAATTGCAAGCTAAAAAGAAGGGACACTGCAAAGCTTCGTACGTCACACATTTATCACGATAATGCCAATTCACTTGTTTGAAAATGCTTGAGTTCATCTCAACCTgatttctgcaaaacaaaacaaaaaaaaatccactgaatCTGCCACCAACAATTTTCTTCTGCAttcctttttttccactaaaaagtTGTTCATAACTATTCAAAAGACCGTGGATTCTGCAGAGTCATCAGGACACCGTCTcggattcattttttttaatgtatattttcaaTGCTCTGAGCCCAACAAACAAATTTGCTTCCATTTCACCTTTGGAAAGCTGATTAGTTCATAATTGCTCTCCTGTTCCCTGCCATTTGATGCATTACACCTCCTTCAATGTAATTTCAATATTTCCAGCTgccacttaaaaaaaactgtttcatcAACAACTGTATCAACCGGAGTTTAATTTTCTTGCTTTGGATtcctttattgtgtatttttctgaaGGATTTTAAAGGATGATGGGATACACAAGGAGTACGAGTAAATGACAGTTTTATGGATAAAAGAGTGGAGCATAGAGTTTAGTGCACAAAAGCAGAATGCCATTTTCTGTTACATTGTACTGAGAGGTTTAAAATACCGAATAGCAGCACAAAGACTCAAAACCTTGAACATCatagaaatatttcaaaatcaaaaaaatgtttgagtGGTTAGACACCGCTCATGAAGTGTTTTTTGTGCGATTTAAAAGAACAGGCTGTTAAAGAAACAGATAAATGGCATCTGATGGCGGGTTGTATACCTGTGTCTTGCGTAGTTGGGTGAGCTGCTTGCGCAGGTCGGTGGCGTTTTGCTGCAGCCCGTGCAGATGGAGCTGCATCTGCAAGCGACCGACGCTGTTCACATGGCTCAAGTTAGAGGGTGGCGGCGGCATCAGAGCTAGAGGTGCCGACGGCGTATGAGCTGCCAATCACAGAGCAGGACATGGGGGTCACCGGGAGGTCGGCGGGAAACAAATTGGTTAGTTTGCTGGGCTTTTTGCTCCGGTGAGATTtgcagccagccagccagattGACGCACAGTACACACAAAtagcacacacactctcagcaTAAAGGCCCAAAGAAATGTacataaatagaaaatatacaaagaaagaaagcaccATATTCACAGATCTTCCAATAGCCCACTGGGAGAAATGTGAGCTCATGCTATTAGTAAAACTCATAGAGAACTGCAATTAGGTAATTCAGTGGTGACACACAGGGATAACCATGCTCTTATCTTAACACAGGCCTTTGTGAGTATGGCCATCGACCAGCCAAGAGATTCAACcatacaaacacactcacaaagGAGTGTTCAGTGTGTGACAAAACAAACCTCTCTTAAGAAATAATAAAGTAGAAATTCAAAAAAGTGGGAACAGAGACAGGACGAAAGGGGAGAGTCCGCTCTCTGGGAAGGAAAACACGAGAATAAACACCACCAGCTACCCAGCAACACCATACAGAGGGCAGAGAGCCATGAGAGATGTCAGATaggagaaatttaaaaaaaaaagggtgacAGAGTAGGAGATGGCAACTACCTTTCTTCTTCAGCCGTCCAGCTGGAATGTGGAAAGAGTGAGCCGAGAAATTAATGAGAGGTGATAGAGAGACAAAGAAGGAGAGGAAAGTCTTAAAAAGTTCATTTCTAAAGTGGCAATGATCCTGGAGAACATTTTATTGACTACAGCAGATACATGGGCTGTGGTGACGGTTTAATCCTTTGGCACGGCTCCAATTTGTGAGGACgcttgaaaaaaataactgtatCTTTGTGCTGACCCCTTGAAGGTCTGGCATCAGAAAAGGTTTGTTTGTGCCACAATCAGATTATAGACAGtcgagggggaaaaaaacacagaaactggGTTCACCTAGTATACATAAGCTATACACGTTGTCAGTATTTCATAATTCCttgctgaaaaacattttttgtgatttaaataacattttgatCGTCTCAAAATTAGATTCAAACATGAAATGCAATCTCCACGCACCCAGTGGAGTCCAAAGCGAAGAAATAAACCTTCAACTCCTTCAAAGGTGTCTGTCTTATTACCTCGCCCAGGAGGCTCCGTTTACAATTTCActacgtttgtctgtttatttaaCACCTTTCAAAAGCTCCAAAGCTGTTAGAAGGtggatttttctctctctgaccgAGTTATGACAACTATTCTCCCCCTTGCTTCTAGCATTTGCGCTTAGAGATTTGCAAAATTGAATGCTAGACAAATTGAGATGAAATTTATGCCGATTTCCTCATCTGATAGAGTTGAGCAATTCTCCAGCGTCTTTCCAACACTCCTTTAAAAGCTTAACCCTGGCCACAACAGTTCTATTGAGTGGATTTGAACAGcgtttatttttgtcatgaaaATGGTGAATGAGTCATTTGAAAATTAATAGAGAAAGACTAAGATagtgaaaaagaaacagaaaaaggcaTGAATGAGGTGGAATGAAAGGTGCTTTAATACTTAACCTGCCTGGTTTGGTTAAAATGAGCTGTTTGCCTATTTAGTGCGGTTCAACGTAAGCTGCTAGCAGAAAGGGATCTATGTGAATTATCATGATTTTCAAAAGCTGAGCAACTATTACATCAATCTGATGGTTGTGAGGTgttcagcaagaaaaaaaacctctacAAGAATGCAGATTAGAAATGTATGCAAATCATTTTGTAACCATGGTAACAAAAGCAGTTTAAACTACAGGTTGTGGTACGTGTATCTTGCTCTGCACTTTGTTTAGTCCGATAAAAAGATTCAAATAATAATGAATAGCTGCTTTGTTCATTTTCCGAACCAAAAGTGCCAAGCATTCCCTGGATCCAGCGTCAGAAGCTTCACCAAAGCACCTGATGCTCCGTCAAAGGGttgctgaatatttttggaaggattttttttttctgctagtcaaactgtgtaattttatgtTTACAGCTCTTGGTTTGTCAGAAGTCAGTGTGAACACGACTGGACCAGAACTAATAGGCATCACCGTATAATTTCCTCCCCTGATCTGAACCAAGTGAACCGAactacaggtgtgaaagcatcAATTACTGACTCAATAATTTTGAGGCTGCGTTTCAATTCGCATACTTACTACGTACTACAGCTGCCCTTACAAAGCTCATCTGCTGGATGCACTATGCAGATGTCGTAGACTACTTTGTCATAATATTGGGCCCTAAAATTTGACTGTCTTGCTCGTATGTCCATCGCAGTCTGTTGTACAAAATGAGTCGTCATCTGTCTGAGTCCTCAAGCTTGGATTTTACTCACGACTTCACTCGCGATTTTACTCGAGACACTGTGACGTATGCAACGCAGCtgcacagaggattgtgggtcagaatggaGAGTAAATAAACAGACTGCATACTGCAAAATCTGAGCAGATGTAGAGGGACATTCTGGCATTTTTGGCAAATTGAAATTGGCGTACTACGTATTGggacatttttaatctttttctgGCTCACCATATACTATGTTCGTATGGGTATGAGAATGCACTCTCAATTAACTGTATCATAAAAGTACAGATGATTCATCCGTGCTGTCAAAGTTCAATAAACTAGTTACAGTCCAGGAGGTCACCATCACTGCTAGTTTGCAGTTAGCACAGGGGGGGAAAGTCAGCGTTAGTAATGGGTCAGTCCACAGATCACAATTACCCAGCTCTACTCACTTCCAGTGGCGGAGCCGTCACTGTTGGTTTCGGTCTTCTCGCTGGAAGAGAAAGGTAATGGCCGTGAAAACTCCGTCCCTTGGTCCGGAGGGCAGCCCGCCATCATGCAGAGACGCAGCAGGCCGCATCTGAGGATCAACGGCCACAGGGCAAGGCAATTACAGTGCTAACACTAACGGCACCACCACTGGACACTATCAGACTGATTAACAAGTTATTTGCTTGTTAATAAGCTCCTACTATGTACAGGAGGGTAAAGTGGGATGACAACAACGGCCAGTGTGAGGAAGTCAAAATCTATGTCCCTGTATCAGATAAACAACACAGTGCCCTAATGCTTTGTGGTCTGCACTTGCACACAAAGGTAGTGTGCCACTTCACAGCCACTCAGCTGATAATGGCTCTGATAATAGCCTGCTGCTGTTCCTGTCGATAATATGTCCAATCTGAAGCTGTATGTGTGACTTCGAGAGAGTTAATGAGGTATAATGGAGAGTCTTACGTGCTGTCACTGTCTGGTGCTCTGGTCAGAACACTCTGGACCAGGCCAGTAAGGCTGGCGATCtgcttctccatggcctccatGCGCTCCAGGCGATGATCCCTTGAAAAGTGGACAATAAAACACGTAATTCAGCATGAATAAAGACATAGATTAAGAtttgaaatacatgaaaatgggcaaagattttgttttttgaggTGTGAAATACATAAGAAACAATCAAAGTTGAAAAACTGTGCCACAGTGTTAAATGATACCTAACTAAAAGTTGGCACCCAGGCTCATACTGACCTGCTAGTATCTGCATCTTGCCCAGATAATGAAGATCCAAAACCAGGCATGGTTCTGCTGCCCTCCCCAGGTCCAGCTGTTAGACACAGAGGCTCTGAACTGGAGCTGGGCCTCGACTTCGGGCTCTCGACGAacacagaggaggaggcagagtcCTTGCGGAAACTCTGCCTGACAGGTGAGGCCCTGGGTGAGCTGGAATACGAGTCCCTGTCCCTCAGCTGCATGTCAGGGATTTTCTGCGGGGATGAGGGCGGCATTCGAAAACCCATGCCCAGAGTGGCCGAGGAGTATGTGTCAGTGTACAGCGAACCTCCAGGCTTGTAGAGAGAGTCCTCCAGGTCTCCCTGAAGAGCAGCGGCCGAATAGGTGCTGAGGGAGCGCACGGAGCCACGGCGGTAGAGGCCAGTGGACACGGGGAAGCTAAAGGGGTCTCCGATGGCAGCTAACGACTGGGTGGAGGCAATGCTGAGTCGACCTTCATGCATCAAGCTGTAGGGATCTGCGTACAACCCCTCATTCTTCATCAGTGCCATGTTTTTTGCAGAAACTTCTTCATCAGGCTTGACGTCACGACGCTCCAGGATGGCGCTGGGCGATGGAGACAGGCCTGCGTTGGCAGCGTGCCCGGCTGACGGATGGTGGGGATGTCGGGGCTGTTCATGCTGGGGGTGGGACCCGGCGAAGGACGGAGGGCGGCCGCCACTGTAGGAGAGGCGTGAGCGTGATGGAGAGCCGGAGGACGCCGAGGCCGTGGAGGAAGGGAGGGTGTTGAGGCGGCGCGTTGGAGAGGAGTCACGAGAGGAATACACCATTTCCCTCTGAAAGGAACAAGCAGGGATGagagttaccatggagacccACGGATGAGCGTGCTGCGTTTCCCATGTGTCAGCTGCACACAGAGACAACTTAGATCTGGCAGGAACTAGACAGACTGTCACAGGCTGCAGGCGCCAAGAGAAGATGAGGAATTTCTCAAAAGACCAATTATTGATCACAGAATTTAGTCTCGCAAAGTTTTCTAGACTGAAGcttgtaatatttttgaaatagaATGAGTGAAAAAGGAGGTGTTCTGACAAAAATGGAAAGCTTTCAGGAGGTAACACATTCCAAAATCTGTGCATTTGTCTGAGTGGTGACAGGATGCAGGAGATAAAGTTAGACCTTATTCATAGGGAGACCTGTGCAGTACACCCATGTTCACCATCTTCAACTGAGTGCTGTTTTCCCCTCGGTCTGACATTTGTTGTCGAGCATCATAATATCATTACACATGCCCCTGTGCTTTTCCCCCAACCCACCTTTGCCTATTTTCATGCTGTGGATTAACTCCTGTTGAGATTTTTCTCACTCCTGAAGCTTTCAAATGCCAAATGCTTTTCCTGGCAACAAAACCACTTTTGTTGCTAAACTCATCTCCGTCTATCTTCTTTTCATTTGCTTCTCAGCATCCTTGCTGACAACGTAAAATACACAGAAGATTTTGGAGCATGGCAAAATAATGTGAGCTGCTGAAAATTCATGCAAAAGAccaaattcacacacacacacacacgttgatGAAAAGTGCATAGACACAACTTAAACAAGaatcaaaataaatacaaacacagctTGATCCTTCTGTTACTCCACAAGAGAGCATCACATACAGAACATGCACAGGAGCAAATAAATGGCAAAAAGCTTGTTAAGATTCAGCTTGCGTTTAAACCCCAACAGATATAAAGAAGAAACGGCCAGTGCATCAAACACTCAATCATGGCCGTATTTCCTGCCATCACTGGGAGCTTGAGGCTATATTAAAACGTAGAAAAGCTACTGCAGTTTATACCTGCTGGCCAGCCATCTATTTACCTCTTTTTCCCTGCATTGTTTTCTTGCATATACAAGTACAAACATGCATGCGAACATGAACgcaaacaacacagacagtGCAGTACATGCTCAAAGAACATGCACGGACACAATTGCTTTTCTCTGCCTCTTTGCACGGCTAATGGCAAGTTGCGTTCTCGGTATTGTGTGAATAATGCAGACGGTAAGCAGGGTTttgtataaaataatttaaaaaatatctccCTCAGGCTTCCTTGATCTTTACTGAAGCAGAAATAGCTCCGAATGTTAAAATATGCTCATTTCACAGAGGAACATTGTTCTCTGGTGTCTGCACTGCAACAGATGGCCTACTTGAAGATAAGAAAATGCATTTCCAGGAGGAATACCTGTTAAATTGCTAACCCAAATAAACCGCAATAGCCTGTCAAAGTTACCACTGAAacgaaaataataataatgataataataataataaaacaccaTTACCTTGCTAAAGATGCATACTAGTTCTCTTTATGCAGAGGCACACAACTATAGAGGTTCTTACTATCAGGTCAGCTATCAAACATCCAGTTTGCAAGAGATCAGACACAATATTTTCCTCTAAAATAACCCCGTTTGCCCTGTTCACCTCCCAGCTCCCCTCTGCTCACCCTGAGGTCTCCGTTAGCCAGGTGTGCAGCAGCTGGGTAAGAAGCATAGATGGGCTCTTTGCGGTAAATCTTGATGATGCTGCGATCCTGAATGTCCCGGACGTCCTCCAGCTCATAGAAGACGTTGCGCGCCTCGTCCTTGATCAGGATGGCCGTGTTGGGCGACTTCAGCATACCTGCCGTCAACTTCTGAGGGAACATGTGCACGATGAGAGCGTGCAGCGTGTCCAGGCTGCTCAGCTCGTGGGTGATGTGCACCCGACGTGTCTCATCTCCATACTGCAGGAACAGCACGCCTGAAAGAGAGCAACAAGGGAAAGGCGGCTGAGTTTCAAGTCGTTTGCTTCAGTGGATGGAGAGAATAACTAGTAAGCCAATGCTGTGAAATCTTGTGGCAGCTACAGTGTGTGGTGCCTTTTGGAATAACAGATCTGGATAATAACTTTTTTATCATCAGATGTAATAAGCAGGAATAAACACTGACATTGGAGCAGAGAAATTCTATCGATCTGAATGTGAGAAAACACAGCTAGTGTGCAAAGATGCATGCGCAAGTTGAATTCTTTTACAAATACTGCTTTGATATTGTTggaaataactcaaaaacagcCCCACTTCTTAGAAAAATTTTTTGCCAAATGATGCAACCtttgtattttgtaaataaaatgtgactGATGCCTGACTAACCTGAAAATTCATCTTCATACATCATGggacaaacaaaaagaacacagcAAAGAAAGACCAAGAATTAAAAGTCAGGCAGAGTTAGTgaaaaaactacaaacatgtaggggagagaagaaaacaaagacagtgaTTAGTGTAGACACAGGAGAGATAAGCAGGTCTGCTGTTCCATGTCTGTTGGAATTTCTGATTCAGTATGCCCTCATCAGTTACGGCTCTTTAGTTttacaacctttttttttttatctcactgTACCTGATGTAACAGCGCAACTCACTCTTTATGAGTCTGCACCAGCCTCGCACTAATCCTCGCTACAGTCCCAAGGTCCTTTCGTTGTAAACCTGTCCTCGACTCTGCTGTTTACACTTGCAGTTGCACACAAACATAGTTCTGTATGATAAACCCCACTACAGTCAAATAAAGAGTCCTTAAAATACCTACAAAAATAGTATGCTTTGTTATTGTTAACatcggcttttattttgaagggctGACTACCTTTACAATTCTATGTAGCTGGAAAATTGGACTAAACTAACAGTGTTATGGTAAATGTGGTGAGAATATAACACCTTCCATTCTTTGTAAACACAGTGGTCCACATCACCAGCCACATCAACTAAAGAGACAGCTGCAAATCTGCCTCGAGTCCAACCAGCATGTTGTGACAGAGCCTGCCAGAAGTGCTTCAAATCTTAACCTGGAGAACGTAGCTTATTCTGGCTGGCAGAGCGGGACAGCGGCAGGCTCTGGCGAAATCGGTTCATCCGGTTGAAACCGAGGGGCATGTCAGCTTCCGACATGGTCTCCAAGGATTCAGCGGAGGCGAAGGAAAGCTTGGCGGCCTGGTCGGCGAGCCCAGACTGGGTAGACTGGGAATGGCGTGGACTGCGGCTCTGCAGGGTGAGAGGACACAATAATTTACTGAGAGGTGAAATTGAGGCGGAAATAAAGGATTAGACAGGGTCAATGAAGTAAAACCAACTGGAAAAAGACACAGTGAACAGACAATGAGACCGCACACAATGAACCACCTAACAAGATTATCGAGACCTTGACAATGGTTTAACTACCAGCCATTCACTAACAATTACTAGCGTCACAGCATCTGACATCAGCTGAATGATGCAGCAGCAAAACGCACTATAGTTGCACTCAAAACACACAGCACTCCGGGGGCCTTCATGAATCACCTGTGGTGGAGCAGAATTAAGCTGGAAACTGTGCTCTAGCTTAGCATAAGTTATGTCACGCTAGCTCGACTTTGCACACCTCCCACACGCCCTCACCCAAACTCTTGTCCCTGTGCTGCTACCAACTTTAAATGAGTGCTTGTGGGATGGGAGGGGAAGCTCATGCAAATCCCGGGCTGTCACTGTGGGTTTATCCTGCTGGCCTATGCCCAGGCATCTCTCGCTGAAAAGGCCGTTAACGCAGCTGGGGCTGAGCTCACTGAACTGACTCCCTGATCCTCCACTGCTGTACCATCTCCTCCAGCTCTGAGGCTGCTGTAATGAGCTCCCAGAATGCTGTCTGCTGATTGTTTGGATGGCAAAAGCAAACACATCCTTAGCCACAGTGTAGTAGCCGGGCCCCTCTCCTCCTTATACCATGAACAGTTTTCCCCCTCTTCTAAGGATTTCCTTCTCTCCCTTTCACTCTCTGAGTCAAGCTGCTGCTAGAATTTACTGTGGCTTGCATTAATGTGGTATTTAATTAATGGGAGAGTCTGACAGAAGCAACACAGAGGGCCATGTCTGCACTCACTGGCTCTCAGCGGTGGGCTGTTTGATTTCATTCATAAACACACAGGCATACATTTATGGTTGTGTTAATTGGGGAGTAAGGCAGGAAGCTGTGCTGAACGGGGTATAAGGGCTGAACTGGACTTTAAGTTCACtatggatttctttttttttaaataatcaactgtttaatcaataaaacaaattgGACAAAATGGTGATTAAAATCCATCTTATTTCCATAACCTCACATCTTCAAATTACTTGCCAACAGTTACCATCAGGGCACATCCTAAAGCTGTTCAGTCTATGgcgaaataagaaaaaaacaacaacaaaatcttACAGACTGGACAACACAAAACTAGCTATGATTTACATGTTTAGCCTTGCAGGCAGCATGGCTCTACAAACAGTAATGTCATCAGATTGTCGATCGACTGCAACAGAATTTTGTACTGGTGTTTGTGGTCCAATTTTTCCGACACTTGAGTTCCCAAATAAACACCTGCTTAAAATGAGAAGGTTAGCATTATTTAAGTGCAGCCTCAGAGAGCTGCAAGCATGGCTGTAGTGTGTTActtaataaatattaatgaatgTGTAAATTGCAACTAATTAATCAATGAGATTTTAGTTATTACATTTCTTGGCAATTAATTAACCAATAAACAGTTGGTGCAGTACAGTAACTAAACTGCAGTATGTGGGACACAACAATATACAAGTACTGCAGTCACTGGTAAATTCTTACTGTATGCTGTCACATGTATGTTTACCAGGCAAGTTACAAACCCCCTGCCGGACCATGACAGCCGTTTTTTTTAGTGTAACGTTACGCTCCTCTTGTCACCGTCATACATAATTCagtcacacacccacacacacagaacgAGAGTGGTGTCCACTGATGGTGGCGGCAgacagtgtgtgaatgtgcagaGAAACTGCGATGCTGACAGATAACCCCCACCATGCTTTCTAATAGGGTCATTTATCTAAACTGTGACCACACTGCACAACACAGCCAGCAGCATCACAGAGGAGCGGCACGTACTGCACTGTGTCACACTCCGACCAGACAGTCCTACAGTGGGACATCATGGGGGAAATCCAATGAGAACATATTATGCATTGTATGGCTGCAGCTTGAGagctttttatttgattttaatctGGTATTGAATCATCGTTAATGCCCCTTAAATTCTGTTTATGGTGTAAGAAGCAAAAGTTATCGACACAAACGCCCTGTTTAAAGGAATATTGTGACACTTTGGGAAATATGCTTCTTTTTATCGGCTGATACATTGGGAGATTGATATCACTCTCAtgtttaaatatgaagctaTAACAGGCAGCCGCTTAAGTGACTGGAAAACAGCCGTTCAACCTCTGGAAGGTAACAACCAGACTATTTCTTGGGCTCTGAGCAGTTGCCAGGCAACTGGAATTGACATAAAGTTACTTGTCTTGACCAAAAAGTAATCTGATGTATGACCCAAGGCAAAACAGCTATTTTTACacttgagttttttttatgGAACAAGACTACAAGGGAGGGATAAGTGAGCTTTAAAGGTGCTGataagaaaagcagattttttttccacctttgcACAAAACCGGTGAGCCGTTTCCCCCAGTTAGCAGATCCCATTTAATTATCTAAATGCCATTGAGAAagtgaaatgataaaatgcatttgtttCACCCAGAGCTCAATAAACCCAGGTACAGTGTACAAtgtcactgaaatgtcaaatgatACAAAATTGTATCATTTTACAGTAATTGTGTCACTTCTAAGTTGAACAGTAAGATATCTGCTCTTGTGCCGAAGTAAAAGCAAATACTTTCGATGTACTTTAATCTCTTATTTCTTTAGTACTTATTATTTTCACCCATCTTTAGACAACAGACTCAGCTCTCCTCTGCATGAAGGATAACAAGACGTTCTGGCATT
This window harbors:
- the srcin1a gene encoding SRC kinase signaling inhibitor 1 isoform X12, which codes for MKDGGRMKGSSKEQKTKKGFVRRWTANAGACFPKQDPERGGSHMISTDDLEYPREYRTLGNSARRFSNVGLVHTSEHRHTVSAAQSLEALTNLHKADMERKRDAFMDHLKSKYQQQQQQLQHPHHSPHHNPPSPSPSHASMRGTSERSAREQQQPNYWSFKSRSPRHSQSTQSGLADQAAKLSFASAESLETMSEADMPLGFNRMNRFRQSLPLSRSASQNKLRSPGVLFLQYGDETRRVHITHELSSLDTLHALIVHMFPQKLTAGMLKSPNTAILIKDEARNVFYELEDVRDIQDRSIIKIYRKEPIYASYPAAAHLANGDLRREMVYSSRDSSPTRRLNTLPSSTASASSGSPSRSRLSYSGGRPPSFAGSHPQHEQPRHPHHPSAGHAANAGLSPSPSAILERRDVKPDEEVSAKNMALMKNEGLYADPYSLMHEGRLSIASTQSLAAIGDPFSFPVSTGLYRRGSVRSLSTYSAAALQGDLEDSLYKPGGSLYTDTYSSATLGMGFRMPPSSPQKIPDMQLRDRDSYSSSPRASPVRQSFRKDSASSSVFVESPKSRPSSSSEPLCLTAGPGEGSRTMPGFGSSLSGQDADTSRDHRLERMEAMEKQIASLTGLVQSVLTRAPDSDSTEKTETNSDGSATGTHTPSAPLALMPPPPSNLSHVNSVGRLQMQLHLHGLQQNATDLRKQLTQLRKTQLENQDSVRTLLKRTEAELNVRVADALRKQEDPLQRQRLLVEEERLKYLNEEELIIQQLHDLEKSVEEIQKESSVNHKLVTVQELEEKATVLRKLGETLTELKNQFPGLQSKMRVVLRVEVEAVKFLKEEPHRLDALLKRCKTITDTLATMRKQANEGVWKKQEDFSSPSSKHNEDLRKFADFDIPTSPPLTINDLGGGNSLSNWSPHTSLSRGHGNPSGPHKDNHPPVPHKGKALEELERRAAADKALSVEVRLAAERDWEEKRASLTQYSAQDINRLLEETQAELMKAIPDLDFAAKQIKHSSNTSSTQNPQSGGATSEHRASKPQHKLSGKDGASRRGSDELTVPRYRTEKPSKSPPPPPPRRSFPSSPGLTTRSGEPLIPGKSIKKSESEETEGQKPHIKLRRTVSENPRPASTPPTLASGDKEELEEERIAAELEGGNNSSVGKVLHSSAASKLKHLQQNSTDKTKSGKREDFLKIQGQQQQ